DNA sequence from the Acidobacteriota bacterium genome:
TCCGCGCCGGTAAATGTCGCGGGGCAGCCTCCCGCGCCGCCTGCTACTCCCCCTGCCGCGCCAAACGCCCCCGCGCCTTCGCCGGTAGCCGCCAAGGGTCGCATGGCGCTGGCCGAGCTGAAGCAGATGAACATAGCGCGACTCGCGCAAGTGGCCAAGGACCTCGATATTCCAAAAGCCTCCACCATGCGCAAGCATGAACTGGTGTTCCGCATCCTACAGGCGCAGGCGGAAAAGGATGGACTCGTCTTCTCCGAAGGCGTGCTCGAAGCGCTCCCGGAAGGCTACGGATTCCTGCGCGCGCCGGATTACAACTACCTTCCATCCCCCGATGACATCTACGTTTCGCCGTCGCAGATACGGCGGTTTGATCTGCGCACGGGGGACACCATCTCGGGGCAGGTGCGGCAGCCCAAGGAGGGCGAGAATTATTTCGCGCTGGTGAAGATC
Encoded proteins:
- the rho gene encoding transcription termination factor Rho (An RNA-DNA helicase that actively releases nascent mRNAs from paused transcription complexes), giving the protein MALAELKQMNIARLAQVAKDLDIPKASTMRKHELVFRILQAQAEKDGLVFSEGVLEALPEGYGFLRAPDYNYLPSPDDIYVSPSQIRRFDLRTGDTISGQVRQPKEGENYFALVKI